A DNA window from Vespula vulgaris chromosome 18, iyVesVulg1.1, whole genome shotgun sequence contains the following coding sequences:
- the LOC127070297 gene encoding TBC1 domain family member 25, giving the protein MSNMFGCPREAVRVKVKKCETRHQPEYRKFSVDPQITSIEVLQSILIKAFDIKGEFTVSYRAIDDYGSETYLFLLSDWDLDAAFISASEPYLYLQVNLKPFGETGDCDCYWEQNAQEVATRQQETGGFPYKTPKLPGLIMNKMERTLNMVQRALGNLSDESSHQQSVQPPRPPLTDAEFRRFLDPIGQVIHSKELRAVIYFGGIEPSLRKVVWKHILNVYPEGMSGRERMDYMKRKAQEYQNLRERWRVLVQKGQNVGDLGYVTSMVRKDVLRTDRHHKFYGGSDDNQNTASLFNILTTYALNHPSVSYCQGMSDLASPLLVTMRDEAQAYICLCALMRRLKDNFMLDGIAMTTKFAHLAEGLQHYDPEFYAYLKSHQADDLLFCYRWLLLEMKREFALDDALRMLEVLWAALPAQPPNGELNLAEVPFPPPSPPPSPNVKHIRENAYTKVCAIRRQSSSACIAANGKRKNISVEESGVQPAAERNGDVKRSNSPYETSSEPENDLTSTKNRRNSESTEKCYSTDSLTGKSKRVNLLELKERLSLQSRDQNKGTEQNDTPEKKCVRVVKNLNEFLNFTSLNRSKVTPSDAEPELRRVSSESGVLRVLRDEPSSPDDPTDFFPMTTSMTRELRLELESLDRQVFGPSPPSEQQCDCVLSKRESELAESETETELARCSPVADVFVWENPLHTLQQKHHPATPDEQADLEYDGEILEDQNGVKSVTPIRLLKRNARSESASDSEGTESWHQNTEAPESPTKQPVQEHCEEATELTNLIPAGTSEDQSGESNLPPPHEFGGGNPFLMFLCITLLLQHRDFVMRNQMDYNEMAMHFDKMVRRHNVIRVLNQARQLFAGYLRRHSATSAIGKSDCVNV; this is encoded by the exons ATGTCGAACATGTTTGGCTGTCCTAGAGAGGCCGTGCGAGTCAAAGTGAAG AAATGCGAGACCAGGCACCAACCGGAATATCGAAAATTCAGCGTCGATCCGCAGATAACGTCGATCGAAGTTCTTCAAAGTATACTCATCAAGGCATTCGATATCAAAGG GGAGTTTACCGTTTCGTATCGAGCGATAGACGATTATGGCTCGGAAACGTATCTGTTCCTTCTCTCCGATTGGGACTTGGACGCCGCGTTCATCAG TGCGTCGGAACCTTACCTCTATCTGCAAGTGAACCTAAAGCCTTTCGGTGAGACAGGCGATTGCGATTGCTACTGGGAACAGAATGCTCAAGAAGTGGCAACGAGACAGCAGGAAACTGGCGGCTTTCCTTATAAAACTCCCAAGTTACCCGGCCTCATAATGAATAAG ATGGAAAGAACCTTAAACATGGTGCAGCGGGCGTTGGGTAACTTGAGCGACGAATCGTCGCACCAGCAAAGTGTTCAGCCTCCTAGGCCACCTCTGACGGACGCGGAATTTCGCCGATTTCTAGATCCCATCGGTCAGGTGATACACTCGAAAGAATTGAGGGCAGTTATTTACTTCGGTGGGATCGAGCCCAGTCTTCGAAAAGTCGTTTGGAAACATATTCTCAATGTTTATCCGGAAGGTATGTCCGGTCGCGAAAGGATGGATTACATGAAAAGGAAGGCCCAAGAGTATCAAAATCTTCGGGAGAGATGGCGAGTATTGGTTCAGAAAGGTCAAAACGTTGGCGACCTTGGATACGTTACCAGTATGGTTAGAAAAGACGTTCTCAGAACGGACAGACATCATAAATTTTATGGAGGTTCGGACGACAATCAAAATACAGCCAGccttttcaatattttgaCGACTTATGCTCTTAATCATCCGAGCGTCAGTTATTGTCAAGGTATGAGCGACCTCGCGTCGCCTCTTCTAGTTACCATGAGGGACGAGGCGCAAGCCTACATTTGTCTTTGCGCGCTTATGAGAAGATTGAAGGACAATTTTATGCTCGACGGCATCGCGATGACTACGAAATTTGCTCATCTTGCCGAAG GTTTGCAACATTACGATCCAGAATTTTACGCTTATCTAAAGTCGCATCAAGCGGACGATCTTCTATTTTGCTATCGCTGGCTTCTATTAGAAATGAAACGAGAATTTGCCTTGGACGACGCACTGAGGATGCTAGAGGTTCTCTGGGCCGCACTCCCCGCCCAACCACCCAACGGTGAACTAAATCTCGCCGAAGTACCCTTCCCACCACCTTCGCCACCGCCCAGTCCAAATGTAAAACACATTCGCGAGAACGCTTACACGAAGGTCTGTGCGATTAGGCGACAAAGTTCGTCGGCTTGCATAGCGGCCAATGGAAAGCGAAAAAATATCAGCGTCGAAGAATCTGGGGTACAACCAGCCGCGGAAAGAAACGGCGACGTTAAGAG ATCCAATTCTCCTTACGAGACGTCTTCGGAGCCAGAAAATGATTTGACCTCGACCAAGAATCGTAGAAATTCCGAATCGACGGAAAAATGTTATAGTACGGATTCTTTAACCGGAAAATCGAAACGCGTTAATCTGTtggaattgaaagaaagattatcTCTTCAAAGTAGAGACCAAAATAAAGGTACCGAACAAAATGATACGCCGGAAAAAAAGTGTGTGCGCGTTGTGAAAAATTTgaacgaatttttaaatttcactAGCCTGAATCGAAGTAAAGTAACGCCTAGCGATGCCGAACCAGAACTTAG GCGAGTTTCAAGCGAGAGCGGTGTTCTTAGAGTTCTTAGGGACGAACCGAGTTCACCGGACGATCCAACAGATTTTTTCCCAATGACTACTTCGATGACAAGAGAATTAAGACTGGAATTGGAGTCTCTCGATCGGCAAGTTTTTGGTCCTTCGCCACCGAGCGAGCAACAATGTGATTGCGTTCTCTCGAAACGAGAAAGCGAACTAGCTGAAAGTGAAACGGAAACGGAACTAGCTAGGTGTAGTCCAGTGGCGGATGTGTTTGTGTGGGAAAATCCGCTACATACTTTGCAACAAAAGCATCATCCCGCGACTCCGGATGAGCAAGCCGATCTCGAATACGACGGAGAGATATTGGAAGATCAAAACGGTGTCAAGTCTGTAACACCTATCAGATTGCTTAAACGAAATGCAAG ATCTGAATCTGCGTCGGATAGCGAGGGTACGGAAAGTTGGCATCAAAATACGGAGGCACCTGAGAGTCCGACGAAACAACCGGTTCAAGAACATTGCGAAGAAGCGACGGAGCTCACAAACTTGATCCCGGCAGGAACCAGCGAGGATCAGTCGGGAGAGAGTAATCTACCGCCGCCGCACGAATTCGGTGGTGGCAATCCCTTCCTAATGTTTTTATGTATTACGTTACTGTTGCAACATAGAGACTTTGTGATGCGGAATCAGATGGATTACAATGAAATGGCCATGCATTTCGATAAAATGGTTCGACGACATAATGTGATTAGAGTACTTAATCAGGCAAGACAATTATTCGCTGGTTATCTCAGAAGACATTCCGCGACGTCGGCTATCGGAAAGTCGGACTGCGtgaacgtttaa
- the LOC127070322 gene encoding growth hormone-inducible transmembrane protein-like: MMLARVCRAGLSPTLVSLIKTPVVPKPTLTKIQPSRLFANDGRTAFTRTARRNQTIAEKLTKPATETPFNVGKVVLAGASAFGLGSLCYYGLGLDSKAGAIDQVHFWPQYVRDRIRTTYMYFGGSVLITAASAVLCLRSPAVMNLVTRQGWLAVIGTMIAMIGSGMVAQSIPYKEGLGMKQLAWMVHTGVIGAVIAPICFLGGPLLTRAALYTSGIIGGLSTVAMCAPSDKFLKMAGPLSIGLGVVFVSSLGTLFLPPTTALGASLYSLSIYGGLILFSMFLLYDTQHIIRSAQVHPVHHDESIRPYDPIKNAISIYLDTLNIFLRVLTLLSSGGSNRRK, translated from the exons ATGATGTTAGCTAGAGTTTGTCGAGCCGGCCTCTCGCCGACTTTAGTGAGTCTTATAAAAACTCCTGTTGTTCCCAAACCAACGTTAACTAAAATTCAACCTTCGAGATTGTTCGCCAATGATGGACGTACCGCTTTTACGAGAACCGCACGTAGAAACCAAACTATTGCGGAAAAATTGACGAAACCAGCTACCGAGACAC cATTTAACGTTGGAAAAGTCGTACTTGCTGGTGCTTCCGCATTTGGATTGGGTTCCCTTTGCTACTATGGATTGGGACTCGATAGCAAGGCAGGAGCCATAGATCAAGTCca CTTTTGGCCCCAATACGTAAGAGACAGGATTAGAACGACTTACATGTATTTTGGTGGATCCGTCCTTATTACAGCGGCATCCGCTGTTTTATGTTTACGATCCCCAGCAGTAATGAATTTGGTAACTCGTCAAGGATGGCTGGCTGTTATCGGCACAATGATTGCAATGATCGGTAGCGGTATGGTGGCACAAAGTATCCCTTATAAGGAAGGCTTGGGTATGAAACAACTAGCATGGATGGTTCATACCGGTGTGATAGGTGCTGTCATAGCACCGATATGCTTCTTGGGTGGCCCGTTGTTAACGAGAGCCGCCTTGTACACCTCTGGCATAATCGGTGGATTATCGACGGTAGCGATGTGTGCACCTAGCGATAAATTCTTAAAGATGGCAGGACCTCTTTCTATCGGTTTGGGAGTTGTATTCGTTAGTTCGTTAGGAACGCTTTTCCTACCACCTACTACTGCTTTGGGTGCTAGTCTttattctctatctatatacgGCGGATTAATACTTTTCTCGATGTTCCTCTTATACGACACTCAGCATATTATAAGGAGTGCACAAGTACACCCTGTGCACCACGATGAGAGTATAAGACCGTACGATCcaataaaaaa TgctatttctatttatctggACACGCTGAATATCTTTCTGAGAGTCTTGACGTTGCTGTCGAGCGGTGGATCCAATAGGCGAAAATAA
- the LOC127070295 gene encoding ras guanine nucleotide exchange factor B isoform X1 has product MRLREAIVSLPLHPGGLNNNQLHRSNESQSTTEEVANQNDSSSSTDFGLEETVEFHVAEDTTTWSSLAIARDNIQLESANNGRNNINNNLTTSRIRRNSSIDSLADYEGRNSSREDSSSHELTPSEWSDLSEEGNLPSGCCGIVNTNYPGFQHLAPSLLSDTDLTEDEHDSCPDYIRLNDIDARSSENGNEYNNNIDESINHLCGQRNDRKTFYEKPKFNIQTVTSLYESVVPPSEKCINYVKSVEVSRSEEKALSPEPEIIETENFLTLESEEAFRHSEDILKNERDRELNVELEVFKLSIGVKETLQFPEIEEILDSGKTSEVGETEDSVVEHIDLIREAKELPRTDRSKIGNQATTTSTATATTIVSNGSPGDSETNTDTEGYTEEQSTYAKLEEIDLLSSIGRDIGVDLEKYVQSVPDVVAMEAVDTVRGSSRGSSRGSSRSASGNRNMLKDPVSEDTNKILDRDLSDASSADCRKKEKMVRNQAKRRQQQQQQQQQQQQQQQQQQQPLRSSNSRRPDKRRADTESGPGGFDVFNIETAMPKIDLDAIESHLRAAREEERREDDNDTTRAPVPVPEVTVLEKPKEEKDPEREDLIARFDRLIRGDPDDTLERRNDREEIRRRLAMGPDAEDMRAERGRKPSLQSRLQSGMNLQICFMNETPSDTESSCSESDALPGSTPMSRGSKQQAKQQAKQQAPARPQVLSLPPLRLDSGTNSAPVDEADFFARQARLQTEARMALAQAKEMAHMQMEVERQRLKQSPITEMVRSSLEKVGVQLGEDRRRLSRVLLTELNVAQLQVIANDLHARIAALNEALVEGLLRRDDLHMEQDSMLVDVEDLTRYLGAKQESMKKKQQTAAANRNNQQQTTVGQTKNTIKPKLTHRSLVALVRK; this is encoded by the exons ATGCGACTCAGGGAAGCCATCGTCTCGCTACCTTTGCATCCTGGAGGACTGAACAACAA TCAGCTTCATAGAAGCAACGAGAGTCAATCAACGACGGAGGAGGTTGCCAACCAAAACGACTCATCCTCGTCGACGGATTTCGGCTTGGAAGAAACGGTCGAGTTTCACGTCGCCGAGGACACTACCACGTGGTCCTCGCTCGCTATAGCGCGGGACAACATTCAGCTTGAATCGGCCAACAACGGACGCAACAACATCAACAATAATTTGACCACCTCGAGGATTCGTCGAAACAGTTCGATCGATAGTCTTGCCGATTACGAAG GGCGTAACTCTTCTCGGGAGGATTCGTCGTCCCACGAGTTGACTCCGTCCGAGTGGTCGGATCTCTCCGAGGAGGGAAATCTTCCGTCTGGTTGTTGCGGCATCGTTAATACCAACTATCCAGGATTTCAACATCTGGCGCCTTCCTTGCTCTCGGACACCGACCTTACCGAAGACGAGCACGACAGCTGCCCGGATTATATCCGTTTGAACGACATCGACGCTCGCTCCAGCGAAAACGGCAACGAGTATAACAACAATATCGACGAGAGTATCAATCATCTTTGCGGacagagaaacgatcgaaagacCTTTTACGAAAAGcctaaatttaatatacag ACGGTGACTTCTCTGTACGAGTCAGTGGTGCCACCCTCGGAGAAGTGTATAAACTACGTGAAGAGCGTGGAGGTTTCGAGGTCGGAGGAGAAGGCTCTTTCGCCAGAACCGGAGATAATCGAGACTGAAAATTTCTTGACATTGGAATCCGAAGAAGCGTTCCGTCATTCCGAGGATATTCTCAAAAACGAACGCGACAGAGAGCTGAACGTAGAGCTCGAGGTCTTCAAATTGTCGATCGGCGTGAAGGAGACGCTCCAATTTCCAGAGATCGAGGAGATTTTAGATTCGGGGAAAACCAGCGAAGTAGGCGAg ACGGAGGATAGCGTGGTGGAGCACATCGACCTCATACGCGAGGCAAAGGAATTGCCTCGCACCGACCGCTCCAAAATAGGCAACCAAGCGACGACAACGTCGACGGCGACGGCAACGACGATCGTGTCGAACGGTTCTCCTGGTGACTCTGAGACTAACACCGACACCGAAGGTTACACGGAAGAACAGTCAACGTACGCGAAGCTCGAAGAAATCGATCTCCTCTCGAGCATCGGCCGAGACATCGGCGTTGATCTCGAAAAATACGTTCAGTCCGTTCCGGACGTCGTAGCCATGGAGGCCGTTGACACCGTGCGTGGCTCGTCGCGCGGCTCTTCGCGCGGCTCTTCGCGCTCCGCGTCCGGCAATCGCAACATGCTCAAGGATCCTGTCTCAGAAGACACGAACAAGATTTTAGACCGAGATCTTTCCGACGCGTCGAGCGCCGACtgtaggaagaaagaaaagatggtgAGGAACCAGGCAAAGAGAaggcaacaacaacaacagcagcagcaacagcagcaacaacagcaacagcagcaacaacaaccaCTTCGGTCGTCCAACTCGCGACGGCCAGATAAGCGAAGGGCCGATACCGAGAGCGGTCCAG gTGGATTTGACGTCTTCAACATCGAAACGGCAATGCCAAAGATCGACTTGGATGCGATCGAGTCGCATTTGAGAGCTGCGCGTGAAGAAGAGCGACGG GAAGATGACAACGACACGACGAGAGCACCCGTTCCAGTACCAGAAGTCACGGTGCTTGAGAAaccgaaagaagagaaagatccCGAGAGGGAAGATTTGATCGCTCGATTCGATAGATTGATCCGAGGAGATCCGGATGATACGCTCGAG CGACGGAACGACCGTGAGGAGATTAGAAGAAGACTCGCGATGGGTCCGGACGCCGAAGACATGCGCGCTGAACGCGGAAGAAAGCCAAGCCTTCAGTCTCGCCTACAAAGTG GCATGAATCTCCAAATTTGCTTCATGAACGAGACACCGTCGGACACAGAATCGTCATGTTCGGAGAGCGACGCTTTGCCAGGATCTACACCAATGTCCCGTGGATCGAAACAGCAAGCGAAGCAGCAAGCGAAGCAACAAGCACCCGCCAGACCGCAAGTACTCAGCCTTCCACCGTTGAGACTCGACTCGGGTACAAATTCAGCACCGGTGGACGAGGCAGATTTTTTTGCACGCCAAGCGAGACTTCAAACGGAAGCACGCATGGCACTCGCACAGGCTAAAGAAATGGCTCATATGCAAATGGAAGTGGAAAGACAAAGGCTCAAACAAAGTCCTATCACGGAAATGGTACGATCCAGTCTGGAAAAA GTTGGCGTTCAACTGGGGGAAGATAGACGACGATTATCTAGAGTTTTACTCACGGAACTCAATGTCGCACAGCTTCAAGTAATAGCTAATGATCTACACGCGAGAATCGCTGCTTTGAACGAAGCTCTGGTCGAAGGACTCTTGAGAAGGGACGATCTACATATGGAGCAAGATTCGATGCTCGTCGACGTTGAGGATCTTACCCGATACTT AGGTGCCAAGCAGGaatcgatgaagaagaaacaacaaaCGGCCGCGGCGAATCGAAACAATCAACAACAGACGACGGTCGGTCAAACGAAGAACACGATCAAGCCGAAGTTGACGCACCGTAGTTTAGTCGCTCTCGTTAGGAAATAA
- the LOC127070295 gene encoding ras guanine nucleotide exchange factor B isoform X2 yields the protein MRLREAIVSLPLHPGGLNNNQLHRSNESQSTTEEVANQNDSSSSTDFGLEETVEFHVAEDTTTWSSLAIARDNIQLESANNGRNNINNNLTTSRIRRNSSIDSLADYEGRNSSREDSSSHELTPSEWSDLSEEGNLPSGCCGIVNTNYPGFQHLAPSLLSDTDLTEDEHDSCPDYIRLNDIDARSSENGNEYNNNIDESINHLCGQRNDRKTFYEKPKFNIQTVTSLYESVVPPSEKCINYVKSVEVSRSEEKALSPEPEIIETENFLTLESEEAFRHSEDILKNERDRELNVELEVFKLSIGVKETLQFPEIEEILDSGKTSEVGETEDSVVEHIDLIREAKELPRTDRSKIGNQATTTSTATATTIVSNGSPGDSETNTDTEGYTEEQSTYAKLEEIDLLSSIGRDIGVDLEKYVQSVPDVVAMEAVDTVRGSSRGSSRGSSRSASGNRNMLKDPVSEDTNKILDRDLSDASSADCRKKEKMVRNQAKRRQQQQQQQQQQQQQQQQQQQPLRSSNSRRPDKRRADTESGPGGFDVFNIETAMPKIDLDAIESHLRAAREEERRRRNDREEIRRRLAMGPDAEDMRAERGRKPSLQSRLQSGMNLQICFMNETPSDTESSCSESDALPGSTPMSRGSKQQAKQQAKQQAPARPQVLSLPPLRLDSGTNSAPVDEADFFARQARLQTEARMALAQAKEMAHMQMEVERQRLKQSPITEMVRSSLEKVGVQLGEDRRRLSRVLLTELNVAQLQVIANDLHARIAALNEALVEGLLRRDDLHMEQDSMLVDVEDLTRYLGAKQESMKKKQQTAAANRNNQQQTTVGQTKNTIKPKLTHRSLVALVRK from the exons ATGCGACTCAGGGAAGCCATCGTCTCGCTACCTTTGCATCCTGGAGGACTGAACAACAA TCAGCTTCATAGAAGCAACGAGAGTCAATCAACGACGGAGGAGGTTGCCAACCAAAACGACTCATCCTCGTCGACGGATTTCGGCTTGGAAGAAACGGTCGAGTTTCACGTCGCCGAGGACACTACCACGTGGTCCTCGCTCGCTATAGCGCGGGACAACATTCAGCTTGAATCGGCCAACAACGGACGCAACAACATCAACAATAATTTGACCACCTCGAGGATTCGTCGAAACAGTTCGATCGATAGTCTTGCCGATTACGAAG GGCGTAACTCTTCTCGGGAGGATTCGTCGTCCCACGAGTTGACTCCGTCCGAGTGGTCGGATCTCTCCGAGGAGGGAAATCTTCCGTCTGGTTGTTGCGGCATCGTTAATACCAACTATCCAGGATTTCAACATCTGGCGCCTTCCTTGCTCTCGGACACCGACCTTACCGAAGACGAGCACGACAGCTGCCCGGATTATATCCGTTTGAACGACATCGACGCTCGCTCCAGCGAAAACGGCAACGAGTATAACAACAATATCGACGAGAGTATCAATCATCTTTGCGGacagagaaacgatcgaaagacCTTTTACGAAAAGcctaaatttaatatacag ACGGTGACTTCTCTGTACGAGTCAGTGGTGCCACCCTCGGAGAAGTGTATAAACTACGTGAAGAGCGTGGAGGTTTCGAGGTCGGAGGAGAAGGCTCTTTCGCCAGAACCGGAGATAATCGAGACTGAAAATTTCTTGACATTGGAATCCGAAGAAGCGTTCCGTCATTCCGAGGATATTCTCAAAAACGAACGCGACAGAGAGCTGAACGTAGAGCTCGAGGTCTTCAAATTGTCGATCGGCGTGAAGGAGACGCTCCAATTTCCAGAGATCGAGGAGATTTTAGATTCGGGGAAAACCAGCGAAGTAGGCGAg ACGGAGGATAGCGTGGTGGAGCACATCGACCTCATACGCGAGGCAAAGGAATTGCCTCGCACCGACCGCTCCAAAATAGGCAACCAAGCGACGACAACGTCGACGGCGACGGCAACGACGATCGTGTCGAACGGTTCTCCTGGTGACTCTGAGACTAACACCGACACCGAAGGTTACACGGAAGAACAGTCAACGTACGCGAAGCTCGAAGAAATCGATCTCCTCTCGAGCATCGGCCGAGACATCGGCGTTGATCTCGAAAAATACGTTCAGTCCGTTCCGGACGTCGTAGCCATGGAGGCCGTTGACACCGTGCGTGGCTCGTCGCGCGGCTCTTCGCGCGGCTCTTCGCGCTCCGCGTCCGGCAATCGCAACATGCTCAAGGATCCTGTCTCAGAAGACACGAACAAGATTTTAGACCGAGATCTTTCCGACGCGTCGAGCGCCGACtgtaggaagaaagaaaagatggtgAGGAACCAGGCAAAGAGAaggcaacaacaacaacagcagcagcaacagcagcaacaacagcaacagcagcaacaacaaccaCTTCGGTCGTCCAACTCGCGACGGCCAGATAAGCGAAGGGCCGATACCGAGAGCGGTCCAG gTGGATTTGACGTCTTCAACATCGAAACGGCAATGCCAAAGATCGACTTGGATGCGATCGAGTCGCATTTGAGAGCTGCGCGTGAAGAAGAGCGACGG CGACGGAACGACCGTGAGGAGATTAGAAGAAGACTCGCGATGGGTCCGGACGCCGAAGACATGCGCGCTGAACGCGGAAGAAAGCCAAGCCTTCAGTCTCGCCTACAAAGTG GCATGAATCTCCAAATTTGCTTCATGAACGAGACACCGTCGGACACAGAATCGTCATGTTCGGAGAGCGACGCTTTGCCAGGATCTACACCAATGTCCCGTGGATCGAAACAGCAAGCGAAGCAGCAAGCGAAGCAACAAGCACCCGCCAGACCGCAAGTACTCAGCCTTCCACCGTTGAGACTCGACTCGGGTACAAATTCAGCACCGGTGGACGAGGCAGATTTTTTTGCACGCCAAGCGAGACTTCAAACGGAAGCACGCATGGCACTCGCACAGGCTAAAGAAATGGCTCATATGCAAATGGAAGTGGAAAGACAAAGGCTCAAACAAAGTCCTATCACGGAAATGGTACGATCCAGTCTGGAAAAA GTTGGCGTTCAACTGGGGGAAGATAGACGACGATTATCTAGAGTTTTACTCACGGAACTCAATGTCGCACAGCTTCAAGTAATAGCTAATGATCTACACGCGAGAATCGCTGCTTTGAACGAAGCTCTGGTCGAAGGACTCTTGAGAAGGGACGATCTACATATGGAGCAAGATTCGATGCTCGTCGACGTTGAGGATCTTACCCGATACTT AGGTGCCAAGCAGGaatcgatgaagaagaaacaacaaaCGGCCGCGGCGAATCGAAACAATCAACAACAGACGACGGTCGGTCAAACGAAGAACACGATCAAGCCGAAGTTGACGCACCGTAGTTTAGTCGCTCTCGTTAGGAAATAA